In the genome of Limnobaculum zhutongyuii, one region contains:
- the ilvN gene encoding acetolactate synthase small subunit, whose translation MSTEQSQQHQIALELIVRNHPGVMSHICGLFARRAFNVEGILCMPLKGDTQSRIWLLVQKDQRLSQMVSQVEKLEDVQQVKYSEDLGVFDQLRSFIQ comes from the coding sequence ATGTCTACAGAACAGTCTCAACAACATCAAATCGCTTTAGAGCTAATTGTTCGCAACCATCCGGGTGTTATGTCACATATTTGTGGCTTGTTTGCCCGCCGGGCATTTAACGTAGAAGGCATTCTCTGTATGCCATTAAAAGGCGATACACAGAGCCGGATCTGGCTTTTAGTCCAAAAAGATCAACGTCTGTCCCAGATGGTCAGTCAGGTAGAAAAACTGGAAGACGTACAACAGGTCAAATACAGTGAAGATTTAGGTGTATTTGACCAACTAAGAAGTTTTATACAGTAA
- the ivbL gene encoding ilvB operon leader peptide IvbL, whose product MPSQFTSTLLLTAQPAAVVVVRVVVVVGSAP is encoded by the coding sequence ATGCCATCTCAATTCACTTCGACTCTCCTCCTTACCGCGCAACCTGCCGCGGTGGTCGTCGTGCGTGTGGTGGTGGTCGTCGGCAGTGCGCCGTAA
- a CDS encoding response regulator transcription factor: MKQQVIRTLIVDSNQFVCFAISELLKDADCLEVITVTNTTDNIAERVSSLNIDLVLISIDLINSGRDKLVEGIRSISPETKIIALVSETSGMNILNAMKYSIDGIIDKTHDIKSLILVSQLVIDGFQCIPKYNLYDDDVKRIDSLFKREYEIFQYISQGMSNKDIGDKINISVKTVSVHRYNIMYKLNIKNSMDLYKLCGLPG; encoded by the coding sequence ATGAAACAACAAGTTATTCGTACATTGATCGTTGATAGTAATCAGTTCGTTTGTTTCGCGATTAGCGAATTACTAAAAGATGCGGATTGTCTTGAAGTAATAACCGTAACCAATACTACGGATAATATTGCTGAACGAGTAAGTAGTTTAAATATTGATCTGGTTTTAATTAGTATTGATCTGATAAATTCAGGCAGAGATAAACTGGTAGAAGGGATTCGTAGCATTAGCCCGGAAACTAAAATTATTGCTTTAGTATCAGAAACATCTGGTATGAATATTCTGAATGCTATGAAGTACTCTATTGATGGAATTATTGATAAGACACATGATATTAAATCATTAATCTTAGTCTCTCAATTGGTCATTGATGGATTCCAATGCATTCCTAAATATAACCTTTATGATGATGACGTTAAAAGAATTGATTCATTATTTAAACGAGAATACGAAATATTTCAATACATATCTCAGGGTATGAGCAATAAAGACATTGGCGACAAAATTAATATTAGTGTGAAAACCGTGAGTGTTCATCGCTATAATATTATGTATAAACTCAATATTAAAAATTCAATGGACCTGTATAAACTTTGTGGTTTACCAGGATAA
- a CDS encoding universal stress protein, translating to MYKSILVPVDIMEDELTRKALEYAVHLAKQSDAKIRLLHVFPMSTTIINSYELGYMELQDKAAVKAKKKLEEIAATIDLPKDRVSYSMSFGSVRDEIVEVTGQIGADLIVIGSKRPNIKTHLLGSNASSIVRYATTSVLIVR from the coding sequence ATGTACAAATCTATTTTAGTACCCGTAGATATCATGGAAGACGAATTAACCCGCAAAGCATTGGAATACGCGGTGCATTTGGCGAAACAGTCAGACGCTAAAATCCGACTGCTTCATGTATTTCCCATGTCAACAACCATCATCAATTCTTACGAGTTAGGCTATATGGAGCTGCAAGATAAAGCAGCGGTTAAAGCCAAGAAAAAACTGGAAGAAATTGCAGCCACTATCGACTTGCCTAAAGATCGCGTTTCTTATTCAATGAGTTTTGGATCTGTCAGAGATGAGATTGTCGAGGTTACCGGGCAGATTGGCGCTGACTTAATTGTTATTGGCTCCAAACGACCTAATATAAAAACACACTTATTAGGATCTAATGCTTCCAGCATTGTTCGCTACGCAACCACATCGGTGCTTATTGTAAGGTAA
- the ilvB gene encoding acetolactate synthase large subunit: MATSGMPHQRTRFTGAELIVYLLERQGIKTVAGIPGGAALPLYDALGQSTIIHHVLARHEQGAGFIAQGMARSTGKAAVCISSSGPGATNLVTAIADAKLDSVPLVCITGQVASSMIGTDAFQEVDTYGISIPITKHNYLVRNISELPKIMCDAFRIAESGRPGPVWIDIPKDVQTATIELSELPPIPVPDQPPMFDTALVAQAADMINQAKRPVLYLGGGIICADAHKLAIALAERANLPTTMTLMALGTLPAEHPLSLGMLGMHANRSTNLILQESDLLIVMGARFDDRAIGKAEQFCPNAKIIHVDIDRAELSKIRQPQIAIHADVGQVLEQLLPQITAQPRSEWIETVNQFRQQYPVQMPDADNPLSHYGLVLAAARAVDCEAVITTDVGQHQMWVAQAYPLCRHRQWLTSGGLGTMGFGLPAAIGAALADRNRKVLCFSGDGSLMMNIQEMATAVEHNLDVKIILMNNQALGLVHQQQTLFYQERIFAAAYPYRTDFIKIAAGFGMDTCDLNTEQDPEAALAEAIRRPGPCLIHALIDINQKVFPMVPPGAANIEMVGA; encoded by the coding sequence ATGGCCACTTCGGGTATGCCACATCAACGGACCCGTTTTACGGGTGCTGAGTTAATTGTTTATTTACTGGAACGTCAAGGGATCAAGACGGTCGCAGGCATTCCTGGAGGTGCAGCGTTACCACTGTATGATGCACTGGGGCAAAGTACGATTATTCATCATGTGCTGGCACGTCATGAACAAGGTGCTGGCTTTATTGCTCAGGGAATGGCTCGCTCTACCGGTAAAGCTGCCGTTTGTATCTCATCCAGCGGCCCTGGCGCTACCAATCTGGTAACGGCGATTGCCGATGCCAAATTAGATTCAGTTCCCTTAGTCTGTATTACCGGTCAGGTTGCTTCCAGCATGATTGGTACCGATGCCTTTCAGGAAGTAGATACCTACGGTATTTCGATTCCTATCACTAAACATAACTATCTGGTACGGAATATTAGTGAATTACCTAAGATTATGTGCGATGCATTTCGTATTGCTGAATCTGGTCGCCCCGGCCCGGTATGGATTGATATTCCTAAAGACGTTCAAACCGCCACTATCGAACTGAGTGAACTACCGCCAATTCCGGTACCCGATCAACCGCCAATGTTTGATACAGCCTTAGTGGCTCAGGCCGCTGACATGATTAATCAGGCAAAGCGACCGGTGCTGTATCTGGGGGGCGGAATTATTTGTGCTGACGCCCATAAACTGGCGATAGCGCTGGCAGAGCGCGCTAATCTGCCAACTACCATGACCTTAATGGCGCTGGGAACCCTGCCCGCTGAGCATCCATTATCGTTGGGGATGCTGGGAATGCATGCCAATCGTAGCACCAACCTGATTTTACAAGAATCCGATCTGTTGATTGTTATGGGCGCACGCTTTGACGATCGCGCTATTGGTAAAGCAGAACAATTCTGTCCGAATGCCAAAATCATTCATGTGGATATCGACCGCGCTGAACTGAGTAAGATTCGCCAACCACAAATTGCTATTCATGCGGATGTAGGTCAGGTTTTAGAGCAGCTATTACCTCAAATTACGGCACAACCTCGTAGCGAATGGATTGAAACAGTTAACCAGTTCCGCCAGCAATATCCGGTTCAAATGCCAGATGCGGATAACCCATTAAGCCATTATGGGTTGGTGCTGGCCGCCGCCCGTGCCGTTGATTGTGAGGCGGTTATTACTACCGATGTAGGACAGCATCAAATGTGGGTTGCTCAGGCCTATCCACTGTGTCGCCATCGTCAGTGGTTAACATCAGGTGGGTTAGGCACCATGGGTTTTGGCTTACCAGCTGCCATTGGCGCCGCGCTGGCGGATCGCAATCGTAAAGTTTTATGCTTCTCCGGAGATGGCAGCCTGATGATGAATATTCAGGAAATGGCAACGGCAGTTGAGCATAATCTGGATGTGAAAATTATTCTGATGAATAATCAGGCACTAGGTCTGGTTCACCAACAGCAAACGCTGTTTTATCAGGAGCGCATTTTTGCTGCGGCTTACCCTTACCGTACCGACTTTATTAAAATTGCCGCTGGTTTTGGCATGGATACTTGCGATCTGAATACCGAACAAGACCCGGAAGCCGCACTGGCAGAAGCCATTCGCCGCCCAGGCCCTTGCTTGATTCACGCGTTAATCGATATTAATCAGAAAGTTTTCCCGATGGTGCCACCGGGTGCCGCTAACATCGAAATGGTTGGAGCTTAA